A part of Kitasatospora acidiphila genomic DNA contains:
- a CDS encoding WXG100 family type VII secretion target translates to MAGQFTTTAEEMRALSTRITQVNEQINTEVKNLNALIGEVAGGWQGQAATAYHTLQQRWNDDVTALNNVLNDIRGAIDATTKNYSTTEDDQRSALNGVPGA, encoded by the coding sequence ATGGCTGGTCAGTTCACGACGACCGCTGAGGAGATGCGGGCTCTTTCGACCCGGATCACCCAGGTCAACGAGCAGATCAACACGGAGGTCAAGAACCTCAACGCGCTCATTGGTGAGGTTGCGGGCGGCTGGCAGGGCCAGGCGGCGACGGCTTACCACACGCTGCAGCAGCGGTGGAACGACGACGTGACCGCGCTCAACAATGTGCTGAACGACATCCGCGGGGCCATCGACGCCACCACCAAGAACTACTCCACGACCGAGGATGACCAGCGCAGCGCGCTGAACGGCGTGCCGGGCGCCTGA